TGATATTATCGGTATAATTGGCAATAAATTTTTACAAGGAATATTTATATCTTTTAATATTTCACTTAATCCAAAAATTCCTCTTTTCATCATTCTTCCAAATGATATCTCTCCAACTAATCCTACAACAGCAAATAGAGCTACAAATATAAAATATGGTATTAAAAATGCTGCTCCCCCATACTTTCCAAGTTTCCAAGAGAACAACCAAATATTTCCTAGTCCAATAGCAGCTCCTACACATGAAAGCATAAATCCTATCTTATTTGTAAAACTTTCTCTTTTTTCCCCCATCATCTCTCCTTTCTAACATAAAAGGGCAGGCGGAGAAATCCTACCTACCCTTTTTTAAAATTAGTATTTTTTCATTAATTCTCTTACTTTTGCTACTACTTCATCTTTAGAAACTTCTAATGTTTCTCCTGTTCTTCTTATTTTTAATTCAACAATTCCCTCTCCAGCTTTTTTACCTGAAACAACTTTAAATGGGAATCCAATAAGATCTGCATCCTTAAATTTGAATCCAGGTCTTTCATCTCTATCATCTATCATTGAGTCTATTCCATCAGCTAATAAAGCATTGTAAATCTCTTCAGCAACTTTTACTTGATCTTCATTTTTTATATTAGCTGGAATAACATCAACTACATATGGAGCTAATGCTGTTGGCCATATAATTCCAAATTCATCGTTATTTTGTTCAATAGCAGATGCTAAAGTTCTTGATACTCCAATTCCATAGCATCCCATTATCATAACTTTACTTTCTCCCTTATCATCTAGATAAGTTGCATTTAATGCTTGAGAGTATTTAGTTCCTAATTTGAATATATGTCCTACTTCTATTCCTCTTGCACTATGAAGTTTTCCTCCACATCTTGGGCAAGTTTCTCCAGGTTTTACAGTTTTTACATCAGCAACTATATCAGCTGTATAATCTCTTCCATAATTTACATTGATATAGTGAGTATCTAATTTATTTCCACCTGCTGTATGGTTATTGATTTTTGTTACTTCCTCATCAGCTAGTACTTTTATATCTTTTAATTCTATTCCATAAGGTCCGATGAATCCTTTTATTAATCCATGTTTTTCAAGTTCTTCATCTGTAAGTAAAGCTACATCTACTGCATTGATTACATTTCTTAATTTAGTTTCGTTTACTTCATAATCTCCTCTAATTAAAACCATGTATACTTGATCTGTTCCCATATCTCTATACATCATAGCTTTTACAGTTTTACTATAAGGGATATTTAAGTAATTTACTATATCATCAATTTTTGATACATTTGGTGTATCTATAAGCTCAGCAGCTTTTAACTCTTCAACTGGTGCTGGTTCTACTTTACTTGTTGCAGTTTCTACGTTAGCTGCATATTCACATGAATCACAATAGATAATTTCATCTTCTCCAGAATCTGCAAGAACATGGAATTCTTGTGATCCACTTCCACCAATTGCTCCTGAGTCTGCCTCAACTGGTCTGAATTTTAATCCACATCTTGAGAATATTCTTGAATATGCATCTCTCATATTTAAGAATTCTTCATCTAGTGATTCTTGAGATGTATGGAAAGAGTAAGCATCTTTCATTACAAATTCTCTTCCTCTCATAAGTCCAAATCTTGGTCTTATTTCATCTCTGAATTTTGTTTGAATTTGATATAGATTTAATGGTAATGATTTATATGAAGAGATCTCATTTCTTATAAGGTCTGTTATTACCTCTTCATGTGTTGGTCCTAATACGAAATCTCTCTTATTTCTATCTTGTAGTTTCATCATAAGAGGTCCCATAACTTCCCATCTTCCACTTTCTTTCCAAAGCTCAGCTGGTTGAAGAACTGGCATTAATATCTCTTGAGCTCCTGCTCTATCCATTTCCTCTCTTACTATGTTTTCAACTTTCTTTAAAGCCTTATATCCTAATGGAAGATAAGTATATACTCCACTAGTTAATTTTTTAATCATTGATGCTCTTAAAAGAAGCTTGTGACTTGCTGTTTCTGCTTCTTTAGGAGTTTCTTTAAGTGTTTTTATAAAACTCTTACTAAATCTCATTTTTCCCTCCACAATTTTTCGTTATTTACTCCATATTCTACCATATTTTCATTTTCTTTCCTAGTTTTCTTTAAATTTTTCTTCAATATCATATTTTAAATATGGATTTTCTATTTTTCCTCTATTTTCTTTGAGATAATCTACACATATCTCTTTAACTAATTTTATGGTTTTTATATCATGAACTATATCAGTAAATTTCAAATCACTAAATCCACTTTGTTTTGTTCCAAATATCTCTCCAGATTTTCTAAGTTTCAGATCTTCCTCAGCTATTTTAAATCCATCTTGAGTT
The Fusobacterium varium genome window above contains:
- a CDS encoding proline--tRNA ligase — its product is MRFSKSFIKTLKETPKEAETASHKLLLRASMIKKLTSGVYTYLPLGYKALKKVENIVREEMDRAGAQEILMPVLQPAELWKESGRWEVMGPLMMKLQDRNKRDFVLGPTHEEVITDLIRNEISSYKSLPLNLYQIQTKFRDEIRPRFGLMRGREFVMKDAYSFHTSQESLDEEFLNMRDAYSRIFSRCGLKFRPVEADSGAIGGSGSQEFHVLADSGEDEIIYCDSCEYAANVETATSKVEPAPVEELKAAELIDTPNVSKIDDIVNYLNIPYSKTVKAMMYRDMGTDQVYMVLIRGDYEVNETKLRNVINAVDVALLTDEELEKHGLIKGFIGPYGIELKDIKVLADEEVTKINNHTAGGNKLDTHYINVNYGRDYTADIVADVKTVKPGETCPRCGGKLHSARGIEVGHIFKLGTKYSQALNATYLDDKGESKVMIMGCYGIGVSRTLASAIEQNNDEFGIIWPTALAPYVVDVIPANIKNEDQVKVAEEIYNALLADGIDSMIDDRDERPGFKFKDADLIGFPFKVVSGKKAGEGIVELKIRRTGETLEVSKDEVVAKVRELMKKY